In Sander vitreus isolate 19-12246 chromosome 8, sanVit1, whole genome shotgun sequence, the genomic window acgccacgcagccgacacgctcacgccacgcagcccacacgcagctgacacgctcacgccacgcagccgacacgctcacgccacgcagctgacacgctcacgccacgcagccagtgtgtaggaGGCCTTAGCCGGCCTTCTCTGATTGGTCGTCTACTCCGGCCAGTTTTGAGCtactgcggtgttaacattgttgcatgtagctacatgctaacggcagtaaaagaTGTCATCCTGGCTGCCAGTGTTGTTATGTTCTGTCACTTTGCTGCCGGAACATGTCCCGTTGTGTAGTATTTcatttagaagcctttatttgtgatttttcacggtactAAATCCTGCTGAATCCTGCTGCTGTAGGTTCACAGAGATCTGAGAAATCTTTCTGCCTCAGCGCCTCTTCATACACTGCTCTGGCCTTCACTCTGCAGAAGGCCAACAtgttgatatgaaacacacgggGACCAGTTATAGACAAATACTAAAAAATGCCTCAGAGGGTTAACCCTGAAATaaagtctgtgtgtgcgtttgcgtgtgtgtgtgtttgtgcgtgtgtgtgtgtgtgtgtgtgtgggtgtgtgtgtttgtgcgtgcgtgtgtttgtgcgtgtgtgtgtgtgtgcgtttgcgtgtgtgtgtgtgtgtgtgtgtgtgtgtctgtgtgtgtgtgtgtgtttgtgcatgcgtgcgtatgtgtgtgtgtgtgtgtgtgtgtgtatgtgtgcgtatgtgtgcgtgtgtgtgtgtgtgtgtgtgtgtgtgtgtgtgtgtgtgtgtgtgtgtgtgtgtgtgtgtgtgtgtgtgtgtgtgtgtgtgtgtgtgtgtgtgtgtgtgtgtgtgtgtgtgtgtgtgtgtgcgtgcgtctgtgtgtgtgtgtgtgtgcgtctgtgtgtgtgtgtctgtgtgtgtgtttgtgcatgcattcgtgtgtgtgtgtgtgtgtgtgtgggtctgtgtacgtgcgtgtgtgtgtgtctgtgtgtgtgtttgtgcatgcgtgcgtatgtgtgtgtatgtgtgcgtatgtgtgtgtatgtgtgtatgtgtatgtgtgtgtgtgtatgtgtgcgtatgtgtgcgtgtgtgtgtgtgtgtatgtgtatgtgtgtgtgtatgtgtgtatgtgtgtgtgtgtgcgtgtgtgcgtgtgcgcgtgtgtatgtgtgtgcgtgtgtgcgtatgtgtgtgtgcgtgtgtgtatgtgtgtgtgcgtgtgtgtatgtgtgtgtgcgtgtgtgtgtgtatgtgtgtgtgcgtgtgtgcgtgtgtgtgtgtgtatgtgtatgtgtatgtgtgcgtgtgtgtatgtgtgcgtatgtgtgcgtatgtatgtgtatgtgtatgtgtatgtgtgtgcgtgtgtgtgcgtgtgtgtgtgtgtgtgtgtgtgcgtgtgtgcatctgtgtgtgtttgtgtgtgcgtgcgtgtgtgtgtgtctgtgtgtgtgtttgtgcaggcgtgcgtatgtgtgtgtgtgtgtgtgtatgtgtgtgtgtgtgtgtgtgtgtgtgtgtgtgtgtgtgtgtgtgtgtgtgtgtgtgtgtgtgtgtgtgtgtgtgtgtgtgtgtgtgtgtctgtgtgtgtgtgtgtgtgcgtgtgtgcgtgtgtgtgtgtgtgtttttatggagTTTCAGTTTACTACAAATATGTTTCCCTGCTTATTTAAGTTTTTATATCCCATAATAATCCCTATTATTGGTTCTCAGTCTCTGGCGTCCCCGAGTATTTCCTCTTCCGTCTGTTGTCCAATCACCTCCAGCTGCACCTTCTTCTCCCGCCCTCTgtgctccccctctctctccgccATGGGCGCTGGCCCTGATTGGGCGTACCAGGGCTGCGGGGCGGGGGCTCCGTCGCAGgcgcgccccccccccctgcgGAAGCCCCCCCTGCCGGCGCGGACCAGCCCCCAGCCCTGCGGGTGCGCGGCGTCCGGGCCTCCCTCGTGCACGCCCCGGATCTGGTCCAGCTCCTTGGCGCTGAGCGAGGACATCTTGACGGGAAGCGTGTTCCCGAACTTTGAGTAGTCGACGCAGTAGCGGCCGTCCTCCTCCGTCATGATGGAGACGAAACGGCGCCCCCACAGGATCTCCTCGGGGGTGTAGGAGGTCCGCGCCTGCATGGTGATGCCCGTCGTCTCCACCACGcctgagagaggaggagggagaagcaCAAAACAGTCAGGACACAGTCTGTCACTCCCTCAACACAACAGGCCGTCACGCAAAAATAGAAGACTGGAAGTCAGTCCCTCAAAACATGATTATATGATCTCAtcattcaatgcataatcagccaaagtcctcaTGTTTATCTCTCCTCCTCaacagcatttaaagctacagacacagaaatggaaagatcattgtgggactggctctataaaagagacttcagatacagtattaggggaccactaaggtctatataaaagagacttcagatccagtattaggggaccactaaggtctatataaagagacttcagatacagtattaggggaccactaaggtctatataaaagagacttcagatacagtattaggggaccactaaggtctatataaaagagacttcagatccagtattaggggaccactaaggtctatataaagagacttcagatccagtattaggggaccactaaggtctatataaagagacttcagatccagtattaggggaccactaaggtctatatagagacttcagatccagtattaggggaccactaaggtcaaCCAGGTACGACATGAATAGTGAgcacaaaacatttgattcggtGCAAGAAACGTTTTTACACacgaaaaaaggcaaaaggtagagacttcaatggtagaagctcacTCTAGCCGTTCGCCggtacggtaaacgtttctatggtaacagcgagttggaccaatcagagacgttgctgttacgcttaggattgtgggtagtgtagtttttctccatttgaTCGCGGATAAAAcacgtttttcttaaaacaaggttgatttcatacagacttctagcttctacaacCACGTAgatattatgggatggtttagacattatgggatggtgcgtgcgtgtgtgtgtgtgtgtgtgcgtgtgtttgtgagagagtgtgtgtgtgcgtgctgtgcaGTAGGTCCTATGTTGGGGTATAGTTTGTACGCACTGAATACAGAGCCTGTGTAAAATAGTATCTTTAGACTCTACGTGGACCGTGGAGTGTCTGGTTCCTGACCTTCCAGGATGACGATGATCTCCAGGTCGTCGGTGGCCAGCGACTGGGCCGATAGCTCGTACAGCGGACTCCCTCGCTCCATGGTGTGGCTGATGATCAGCGGGGAAACCAGGAAGATGCCGTTACTCCTCAGAGGGTTCTCCACCTGGATGTCCAGCTGGCACACGGGGATCACCTCGCCCTCCGCTGTCACCGTCCGCCGGATCACCTGCACCCAAAAACACACTCTCAACATCCAGTTTCAATCAGCTGACACTGGAGGAAAATAAGCTTCAGCTGCAGACAGTCTGAcagcattaaagtgctcatattctgcccattttcaggttcagaattgtatttagaggttataacagaataggtttacatggtttcattttcaaaaaacaccatattcttgttgtactgctcattgctgcagctcctcttttcaccctgtgagggcgtgccctgacagtacctaggtaaggactactagccagtcagaagcagagtatgagggcgtgtcctgacagtagctaggtaaggactactagccagtcagaagcagagtatgagggcgtgtcctgacagtagctaggtaaggactactagccagtcagaagcagagtattagggccctgacagtacctaggtaaggactactagccagtcagaagcagagtatgagggcgtgtcctgacagtacctaggtaaggactactagccagtcagaagcagagtatgaggggccctgacagtacctaggtaaggactgtgtgtgcgtgcatgtctgcatgtgtgtgtgtatgtctgcgtgtgtgcgtgcgtgcgtgtatgtctgcatgtgtgcatgcgagtatgtctgcatgtgtgcgtgtatgtctacatgtgtgcgtgcgtgtatgtctacatgtgtgcgtgtatgtctacatgtgtgctgtgtatgtctacatgtgtgcgtgtatgtctacatgtgtgcgtgcgtgtatgtctacatgtgtgcgtgtatgtctgcatgtgtgcgtgcgtgcgtgtatgtctacatgtgtgcgtgtatgtctacatgtgtgcgtgcgtgcgtgtatgtctacatgtgtgcgtgcgtgtatgtctacatgtgtgcgtgtatgtctgcgtgtgtgtatgtctgcatgtgtgcgtgtatgtctgcatgtgtgcgtgcgtgtatgtctacatgtgtgcgtgtatgtctgcatgtgcgtgtatgtctgcatgtgtgcgtgtatgtctgcatgtgtgcgtgcgtgtatgtctacatgtgtgcgtgcatgtctgcatgtgtgcgtgcgtgtatgtctgcgtgtgtgtgcgtgtatgtctacatgtgtgcgtgcatgtctgcatgtgtgtatgtctacatgtgtgcgtgtatgtctgcatgtgtgcgtgcgtgtgtgtatgtctacatgtgtgcgtgtatgtctacatgtgtgcgtgcgtgtatgtctacatgtgtgcgtgtatgtctgcatgtgtgcgtgcgtgtatgtctgcatgtgtgcgtgcgtgcatgtatgtctacatgtgtgcgtgcgtgcgtgtatgtctacatgtgtgcgtgcgtgagtgtatgtctacatgtgtgcgtgcgtgtatgtctacatgtgtgcgtgcgtgtatgtctacatgtttgcgtgtatgtctacatgtgtgcgtgtatgtctacatgtgtgcgtgtatgtctacatgtgtgcgtgtatgtctgcatgtgtgcgtgcgtgtgtgtatgtctacatgtgtgcgtgtatgtctgcatgtgtgcgtgcgtgtgtgtatgtctacatgtgtgcgtgtatgtctacatgtgtgcgtgcgtgtgtgtatgtctacatgtgtgcgtgtatgtctacatgtgtgcgtgcgtgtgtgtatgtctacatgtgtgcgtgtatgtctgcgtgtgtgcgtgcgttgaCCTGCAGCTGCACGGTGGCCGAGATGATCATACTCTTCCTCAGGTCTCCGACCCTGAACATGAAGGTGGGCCGGCCGTTGCGCGGAGCGATGACGGCGTTCCTGGAGAAGATGAGCGTTTCGGCGCGGCGGTTGGCCTGCGCCGTCTTCATGAAGACGCAGCCGAGCATCACGGCGTTGATGATCAGCCCCAGGATGTTCTGGATGATCAGCACCACGATGGCCAGAACGCACTCCTCGGTCACCATCCGCCCGCCGAAGCCGATGGTCACCTGCAGATGAAAGATGGGACGgaataaaacaatattaaacAACCTTTTTTCAACAATTTTGTGGATAAAAATATACAATGTATTAGTTGATTAGTATTACCTttaattggtgtgtgtgtgtgtgtgtgtgtgtgtgtgtgtgtgtgtgtctgtctgtgtgtgtgtgtgtgtgtgtgtgtgtgtgtgtgtgtgtgtgtgtgtgtgtgtgtgtgtgtgtgtgtctgtctgtctgtgtgtgtgtgtgtgtgtgtgcgcgtctgtctgtctatgtgtgtgtgtgtgtgtgtctgtctgtctgtctatgtgtgtgtgtgtgtgtgtgtgtgtgtgtgtgtgtgtgtgtgtgtgtgtgtgtgtgtgtgtgtgtgtgtgtgtgtgtgtgtgtgtgtgtgtgtgtgtgtgtgtgtgtgtgtgtgtgtgtgtgtgtgtgcgtctgtctgtctatgtgtgtgtgtgtgtgtgtgtgtgtgtgtgtgtgtgtgtgctgtctgtctgtctatgtgtgtgtgtgtctgtctgtctgtctatgtgtgtgtgtgtgtgtcgcgtctgtctgtctgtgtgtgtgtgtgtgtgtgtgtgcgtgtctgtctgtctatgtgtgtgtgtgtctgtctgtctgtctatgtgtgtgtgtgtctgtctgtctgtctatgtgtgtgtgtgtctgtctgtctgtctatgtgtgtgtgtgtctgtctgtctgtctatgtgtgtgtgtgtgtgtgtgtagattattactgcctctgattggtcactaaatgtattatattttttacatttcttacgGCTCTTTTGACGTTTTTCTGCCGTTTCACCAACGTTTTTTCTGATGATCACTTCtcgtacttggcttaaaaacacaattcaaatgggGCTCTCACCTGGACCTCGATGGAGAAGAGGAAGGCGGAGGTGAAGGAGTTGATGGCAGTGACGCAGGGCACCGGGCCCGGCTCGGCATCGGCGCCACGCGACTCCAGGTCTCCGTGGGCGAACGCCAGCAGCCACCAGATCATAGCGAACAGCATCCAGGAGCAGAGGAACGCCGAGGTGAAGATCAGGAAGGAGTGCTGCCACTTCAGGTCCACCATGGTGGTGAAAACATCCAGCAGGAAGCGGCCCTGCAACCAGCcggggaatgtaactaagtacatttactccagtactgtacttcagtaccagatgttgaggtacttgtacttcacttgagtcttttcttttcatgccactttctacttctactccgctacattcatctgttacagctttagttactagttactttagttactccaatacattcatctgttacagctttagttactagttactttagttactagttactttacccattaagattactgcacacagaacacatgtagtttataacatctgttttattatgaatgaaactagacaacaatataacggcctacaagtccaactGAGAtgattagtgtgtgtctgtgtgtgtgtgtgtgtgtgtgtgtgtgtgtgtgtgtctgtgtctgtgtgtgtctgtgtttcctcATATATTTCCCCTTGTATGTTTCTATAAGTTTCCCCCTATATGTTTCTATAAGTTTCCCCCTATAAGTTTCGCCCTATATGTTTATATAGGTTTCCCCCTATATGTTTCTATAAGTTTCCCCCTATAAGTTCCCCCTATATGTTTCTATAGGTTTCCCCCTATATGTTTCTATAAGTTTCCCCCTATATGTTTCTATAAGTTTCCCCCTTATATGTTTCTATAAGTTTCCCCCTATATGTTTCTATAAGTTTCCCCCTTGTATGTTTCTATAAGTTTCCCCCTATATGTTTCTATAAGTTTCCCCCTTGTATGTTTCTATAAGTTTCCCCCTATATGTTTCTATAAGTTTCGCCCTATATGTTTCTATAGGTTTCCCCCTATATGTTTCTATAAGTTTCCCCCTATATGTTTCTATAAGTTTCCCCCTATATGTTTCTATAAGTTTCCCCCTATATGTTTCTATAAGTTTCCCCCTATAAGTTTCCCCCTATGTTTCTATAAGTTTCCCCCTTGTATGTTTCTATAAGTTTTCCCCTTGTATGTTTCTATAAGTTTCCCCCTATATGTTTCTATAAGTTTCCCCCTATAGGTTGCCCCCTATATGTTTCTATAAGTTTCGCCCTATATGTTTCTATAAGTTTCCGCCTATATGTTTCTATAAGTTTCCCCCTATATGTTTCTATACGTTTCCCCCTATATGTTTCTATACGTTTCCCCCTATATGTGTCTATAAGTTTCCCCCTATATGTTTCTATAAGTTTCCCACAATATGTTTCTGTAAGTTTCCCCCTTTAAGTTCCCCGTATAAGTTTCCCCCTATATGTTTCTATAAGTTTCGCCCTATGTTTCTATAAGTTTCCCCCTATATGTTTCTACAAGTTTCCCCCTATAAGTTTCCCCCTATATTTTTCTATAAGTTTCCCCCTATATGTTTCTATAAGTCTCCCCCTATATGTGTCTATAAGTTTCCCCCTATATGTTTCTATAAGTTTCCCCCTATATGTTTCTATGAGTTTCCCCCTATGTTTCTATAAGTTTCCCACTATAAGTTTCCCCCTATAAGTTTCCCCCTATATGTTTCTGTATGTTTCCCCCTATATGTTTCCCCCTATATGTTTCTATAAGTTTCCCCCTATGTTTCTATAAGTTTCCCCCTATAAGTTTCGCCCTATAAGTTTCCCCCTATAAGTTTCCCCTATATGTTTCTATAAGTTTCCCCCTATATGTGTCTATAAGTTTCCCCCTATATGTTTCTATAAGTTTCCCCCTATAAGTTTCCCCTATATGTTTCTGTAAGTTTCCCCCTATATGTTTCTATAAGTTTCCCCCTATAAGTTTCCCCGTATATGTTTCTATAAGTTTCCCCCTATATGTTTCTATAAGTTTCCCCCTATATGTTTCTATGAGTTACCCCATATGTTTCTATAAGTTTCCCCCTATATGTTTCTATAAGTTTCCCCCTATAAGTTTCCCcctatatgtttatgtatgtttccCCCTATATGTTTCTATAGGTTTCCCCCTATATGTTTCTATAAGTTTCCCCCTATATGTTTCTGTATGTTTCCCCCTATATGTTTCTATAAGTTTCCCCTATATGTTTCTAGAAGTTTCGCCCTATAAGTTTCCCCTATATGTTTCTATAAGTTTCGCCCCTATATGTTTCTATAAGTTTCCCCCTATATGTTTCTATAAGTTTCACCCTATATGTTTCTATAAGTTTCGCCCCCATTTATGTTTCTGTCAGgattttggtatttttctgtcttattgtggtagtcttgtttttctgttatgttctgtttcctgttttattttgtagtctgtcttgtctcccctgtcttgtctagctttcttcctgtctttgtttgtttcc contains:
- the kcnj11l gene encoding potassium inwardly rectifying channel subfamily J member 11, like, with translation MLARKGLLPDGFLLTRLAEDQNQPNRSRSRAHRARFITKSGSCNVAHRNIREQGRFLLDVFTTMVDLKWQHSFLIFTSAFLCSWMLFAMIWWLLAFAHGDLESRGADAEPGPVPCVTAINSFTSAFLFSIEVQVTIGFGGRMVTEECVLAIVVLIIQNILGLIINAVMLGCVFMKTAQANRRAETLIFSRNAVIAPRNGRPTFMFRVGDLRKSMIISATVQLQVIRRTVTAEGEVIPVCQLDIQVENPLRSNGIFLVSPLIISHTMERGSPLYELSAQSLATDDLEIIVILEGVVETTGITMQARTSYTPEEILWGRRFVSIMTEEDGRYCVDYSKFGNTLPVKMSSLSAKELDQIRGVHEGGPDAAHPQGWGLVRAGRGGFRRGGGRACDGAPAPQPWYAQSGPAPMAEREGEHRGREKKVQLEVIGQQTEEEILGDARD